The genomic region CAGTAGTTTCAGATTGAAAAAATAGAATTATGCCCCCAGTTATGCCCCCAATTGCACAGGGTGTACGAGCGATCGCGAATGGCGATTTCTGACATGGATCTGGCTGGCCGTGGCTGGTATTCAGTGCGCCTCCGTATACTGGATGACCAACCCGAATCTGGCAAATTCTTGGTCGTTAGATGAACCGATATCCTTAATTGGAGTTGTCCGGGCTGTCTTTCAGCACCTGTCCTGAAATTGGCATCGTGAGATGCTCATGCTCTGCGAGATGTTGCAATGGCGCTGGTCGCCAGGGAGATCGATCCGCGTGTCCACCGGCAGATGGAGGGGAATGCTAGGCGCCTGGCCACGGAAAACGCCTAGGAAGCGGTTGTTCAGCATTCAACGTGGTACGCAACGCTGAGCATCGTGCCTCTGATCATGGGTCTCAATAGTCCGGTCGGCCCCAGCACCTCTCGCTTCAACGGGGCACGGAGCCCGATGGCAGCGAGGGCGCTCAGGTTGCATATAGATGCGGGCGCCTTACCTTCGCTGTTCATTGCCAGCTAAGCCTTTGAGCTCGGTCGTCGATCAGTCGTTGGGCAGATGCAGTTGCCCTTCCATGGCGTCATGAAGAAGTCGGACGATCTCGATCGCGTCGGCGGTTGCTACACGATAAAACACGATATGGCGAGGGCTCTTGACCGCCCCATGGGGCTGTTTGGCCTGCTGTCGTGAGTAGATGAGGTGATAGCTGCGAAGGCCCGTTGCCAGCTCATCGCGTTCGTAGCTGCCAATGCGATAAGGCGTGTCGGCGATCGCTTGCAGCGCCGCGAGGATCAGCGCCTGATACCGCTGGCGTGCTTGATCGCCGAACTGCGCTTGGGAGAGCCTGAGGATGTCGACAATGTCGGCGCGCGCCGCGTTCGAAATCCGATACTGCGGCATGTCAGTGTTTCTCGCGCGCGGGGAGGGTGGCCTCCAGGCTCAAGCCCTCGAGGTAGTGCTCCAGATCCCGTTCGTTCAACTGAGTAAAGCGCCCTTGCTCAAAGTCCATGATGCCGATAGAGGTCGCCAGACGCAGGGCCTCAATTTTGGCGGTGTCTTCGGCGACACGCTGTTCCAATAGCCGCAAACCTTCCCGCATCACTTCGCTGGCATTCTGATACCGGCCGGACTGCACCAGGTCATGGATAACCTGTTCCTGGTGAGGGGTGAGCACAACGTTTCTCGTTGCCATAATGAGCTCCAGCTTTTCGTAAACAGTTTGTTCCGATCATTGGCATATTATGCCATTTTCGCTCAGGAGAATAGCTTGGGGCAGTCCAAAACGAGGGTGCGCCGGTGCCTGCATTTTCCGATCACTACCCCTAGCAACGAATTCTCAATGCTCAAAACCATATCAAGTTTTGGGCGGAGAGAAATGACCTCTGGTACGACAGCAGCTTTACGTCCTACGCAGAGCGTGTGCAGGGTGAGCCAGGAGAGGAGCGCTGACGGCTAGCGCTAGGTATGAGCGCCGCGCTCATCAATATTCAGACAATCGGCGAGACGACTCGCTGCAGCTCCAACAGCGGCCGGTCCAGGGACGGGTCGGTGGTGGAGTACAGGACGATACGCAAGCCCCAGAGGCCACCGAGGCTCACCGGGTCCGCCTGTTCGGCCCAGACTGCGACCGCATCGATAATACTCTGCACGGTAGTCGCCTGATCATAAGTAAAGCGAGGGTGCAGCTTCACCGGAAGCATCGTCTCTATGGGCGGAGTGGAAGGTACCAGGGTGTAGCCGTAGCGGATGCTCACGGCAATCTGGCGACCGACAAAATCGTTGTCGAACATCTGCTCGAACAACGGGGTCAACGGGTTGCTGGCGGCGCTCTGGGTCCAGGTGCCGATCGCCAGGCGGCTGTCGACGCTAATCAAGGGCACCAGCGGCTCGGGGAAGCTCAATTGCGGCGTGCGGTAGACGAACGCTGTGCAGGTCTGCGGCCCTTCGGGGCCGAGAAGTTGCGCGTTGCGGATCACCGACACCGCAGCATTGGCGTTCTGGTAGCGGGCGATATGCAAGTGTTTGAGGGTGTACTGCACACCCAGGCGCGAGAAGGCCGGTACTTGTTTGCTCGGGTCATCGCCAGGGAAGTGGTAGACCTGAGTGTCACCCAGCGGCGTATCGGCGCTGAGCGGCACCCTCGTGCCGTCGTCGCGAATCACCTCGATGTCCGGCCAGCCCACGCTGCCATCGGCGTGTAGACGCTGGAGGGTCAGCGTTAAATAGACATCGACTCCGTCCACCTGCGCGGCGTCGAGGGTTGCCAGATAGTGGTAGAACTCATGCGGCGCGCCGCTTGATCGCGCCGACGTCAGCCCCGCTGCGCCGGCGTGTTGGGCCGCGCGTCGTGACGGGTCGAACAGGCCTCGATGGGGCGGGCGGACCTGGCCGAGGCTCGCCACCGTTGTATCGCAACTGCCGACACCCCACCAACCCGACCAGAGCCCAGCGACCCGTTCGGCCAGGCCCGCATAGGTATCGAGCGCTGTGGCAAGCCGCGTGTTGCTGCCTTTGGCGTTGGGGCCTTGCAGCTCGGCGAGAATCTGCCACAAGCCGTCGCTGACCGCCGCGTATTGGGCGAGCGCGTTGAACAGGCTGTCGTCCTCGACGGCGAAACGCGCCGAAGCCGCTGTACGATTGAACTCGACTTCCAGCAGGATCTGGTCCTGCGCGGCGCTCTGGTGGGTGTAGGTGAAGACATAATTCCAGTGCAGCGCCGCATCGACCGAATCTGGGGTGCGCGCCATCTCGGCGGTCTGCGACACCAGTGCCGGCAGTTCCGGGTAGGCGCGCAACGGCACCGGGACCAGCGGAGCACCCAGCGCGGCGCTGAAGGCGGCCGGGGGGAACTGGTCGAAGGCGCGGACGAAGCTCAACCAGTTCGACGCTTCATAGCCTGCCACCACCGGCGCGATGCCGAACTCTATCTCGTTGACCACATACACCGGCGACAGCGCTACGGCACGATGCCGGGCCGGTTGCGCCACGTCCAGGGCAAAGGAAACCGTACCGTGGGTGGTGGTGCCCAGGGCGGTCTTGGCATTGCCGAGCTGGGCGACTTTCCAGGCATCCGGGTCGTCGCCGGCAGCCAGCCGCAGGGCCTGTTGACTCTGGTTCAGCGTGCGCAGTCGGCCAGCCCCGGAGAGCCGTGCAGTGCTGGCCGCCGGCGGTGAGGTCACGGTGGCGTTGAACTGAATGATCGCCGTGGTGTTGTAGGCGGCAACCAGCTGGCTCAGCAGGCGCTGGTAAAGCACCTCGCGGGCGGCGGCCCAGGTCACAGAGTTGACCCCGTTGGCGTCGACCTGATCGGCAAGAACCGGCGAAAGACCGTCGGCCACCGCGCAAGCCAGCAGCTTCTTGGCGGCGAGCAGACGACCGAGCGGC from Pseudomonas yamanorum harbors:
- a CDS encoding type II toxin-antitoxin system RelE/ParE family toxin, producing MPQYRISNAARADIVDILRLSQAQFGDQARQRYQALILAALQAIADTPYRIGSYERDELATGLRSYHLIYSRQQAKQPHGAVKSPRHIVFYRVATADAIEIVRLLHDAMEGQLHLPND
- a CDS encoding type II toxin-antitoxin system ParD family antitoxin, with product MATRNVVLTPHQEQVIHDLVQSGRYQNASEVMREGLRLLEQRVAEDTAKIEALRLATSIGIMDFEQGRFTQLNERDLEHYLEGLSLEATLPAREKH